A stretch of Alkalicella caledoniensis DNA encodes these proteins:
- the metK gene encoding methionine adenosyltransferase — translation MSRKFLFTSESVTEGHPDKIADQISDSILDAIFEKDPNARVAAETMVSTGLVLVSGEITTNCYVDIPKIVRQTIEGIGYTRAKFGFDSETCAVLTAIDEQSADIAMGVDKALEAREGEMEDIDAVGAGDQGMMFGFACNETEELMPLPISLAHKMSKRLTDVRKSDELSYLRPDGKTQVTVEYVDGKPQRVTAVVVSTQHSPDVTLETLKQDIIEKVVKPTVPAEFLDENTKFYINPTGRFVVGGPQGDAGLTGRKIIVDTYGGYARHGGGAFSGKDPTKVDRSAAYAARYVAKNVVAAGLADKCEVQLAYAIGVAKPVSVMVETFGTESVPVEKIEKAVQETFDLRPGAIIRDLKLRRPIYKKTAAYGHFGRQDADFTWEHTDKAEALKNAVK, via the coding sequence ATGAGCCGCAAATTTTTATTTACTTCTGAATCAGTTACTGAAGGACATCCTGATAAAATAGCTGACCAGATCTCTGACTCAATCCTAGATGCAATCTTTGAAAAAGATCCAAACGCTAGGGTAGCTGCTGAAACCATGGTATCAACGGGATTAGTTTTAGTATCTGGTGAAATCACCACAAACTGTTATGTTGATATCCCGAAAATCGTAAGACAAACCATTGAGGGAATTGGATACACTAGAGCTAAATTCGGTTTTGACTCTGAAACGTGCGCAGTACTAACTGCAATTGATGAGCAATCAGCTGATATAGCCATGGGTGTAGACAAAGCACTAGAAGCAAGAGAAGGAGAAATGGAAGACATCGATGCTGTTGGAGCTGGTGACCAAGGTATGATGTTTGGATTTGCTTGTAACGAAACAGAAGAATTGATGCCACTTCCAATTTCTTTAGCACATAAGATGTCTAAAAGATTAACTGATGTAAGAAAGTCAGATGAACTATCTTACCTAAGACCTGACGGTAAAACCCAAGTTACAGTAGAGTATGTTGATGGCAAACCACAAAGGGTAACAGCTGTTGTTGTTTCAACACAACATAGCCCAGATGTGACCCTAGAAACACTAAAACAGGACATAATAGAAAAAGTAGTTAAACCTACTGTTCCAGCAGAATTCCTTGATGAAAACACCAAATTCTACATCAACCCAACAGGAAGATTCGTAGTTGGTGGGCCACAAGGTGATGCAGGATTAACTGGTAGGAAAATCATAGTTGATACTTACGGTGGTTATGCACGTCATGGCGGTGGTGCTTTCTCCGGAAAAGATCCCACAAAAGTTGACCGTTCAGCTGCCTATGCTGCACGCTATGTAGCTAAAAACGTAGTTGCTGCTGGACTTGCTGATAAATGTGAAGTACAGCTTGCTTACGCTATCGGTGTAGCTAAACCAGTATCTGTTATGGTAGAAACCTTTGGTACTGAATCTGTTCCAGTGGAAAAGATAGAAAAGGCAGTTCAAGAAACATTTGACCTTAGACCTGGTGCAATAATTAGAGACCTCAAGCTAAGAAGGCCAATCTATAAAAAAACTGCAGCCTACGGCCACTTTGGCAGACAAGATGCAGATTTCACATGGGAACACACAGATAAAGCAGAAGCACTTAAAAATGCTGTTAAATAG
- a CDS encoding HAD family hydrolase: MYKIAAFDVDGTLLNSKSEISQENIDAIIATKERGVKVILATGKHFLSILSLIELLELKEPQVTCNGALTYCPVKKEVIDSISLKQDVYEKIISDLESANLPTVVYTAQGFFTTSSPEEVEPITNVGETSIEYIEDYYKLKNVAKILYVVPQGENDTLDQKIRDMANEDVSVVRTHHMFLEFVATAGNKSVAIKRLADKYNVNTQEIVAFGDSENDIEMLKMAGLGVCMDNGSDVAKASSDVIVSNNDQHGVKEGLEKYVLCK; encoded by the coding sequence ATGTATAAAATAGCAGCCTTTGATGTAGATGGAACTTTACTTAATTCGAAGTCAGAAATTTCCCAGGAAAATATAGATGCAATCATTGCAACAAAAGAGCGTGGTGTGAAAGTAATTCTAGCCACTGGCAAACATTTTCTTTCCATATTATCATTGATAGAACTTTTAGAATTAAAGGAACCTCAGGTTACTTGCAATGGTGCACTTACCTATTGCCCTGTAAAAAAGGAGGTTATTGACAGTATCTCTTTAAAGCAAGATGTCTATGAAAAAATCATCAGTGACTTAGAATCTGCTAACCTTCCTACTGTGGTTTACACAGCCCAGGGTTTTTTTACTACTTCTAGCCCTGAAGAAGTGGAGCCCATCACTAATGTTGGTGAAACCAGCATAGAGTATATAGAGGATTATTATAAACTTAAAAATGTTGCAAAGATATTGTATGTGGTTCCTCAAGGGGAAAACGATACCTTAGACCAAAAAATACGTGACATGGCTAATGAAGATGTATCCGTTGTGAGAACACATCACATGTTCTTAGAATTTGTAGCAACAGCGGGTAATAAAAGTGTTGCAATAAAAAGGCTGGCAGATAAGTATAATGTTAACACCCAAGAAATAGTAGCATTTGGAGATAGCGAAAATGACATTGAAATGTTGAAAATGGCAGGTCTTGGAGTGTGTATGGACAACGGTAGCGATGTAGCCAAGGCTAGTTCAGATGTTATTGTTTCCAACAACGATCAGCATGGTGTAAAGGAAGGTTTAGAGAAGTACGTATTATGTAAATAA
- a CDS encoding GTPase, with product MPANLTPQYYIAEEAYKRANTPEEKIIALQEMLAVIPKHKGTDKLQGDIKKRIAKLKKEQEKGSGGKKGTEDPFTIERQGAGQVFVIGYPNTGKSALVAALTNAKTNVQEYPFATPLPVIGMIPFEDIHIQLIDTPPVLEEGLPGNFANALRHANIIIALVDLSSGDCVDQIEGILDQLKGRNLLAADISKKAFTIDDLIILGTKSDLPGAIENLEILNELVPNCPNIRPISVNTGEGTKDLPKELFNRLNVIRIYTKAPGKKPQFEKPYVLPKGSTVLELAENIHKDIARNLKTAKVWGSARFDGQSVEHDFILRDKDIVELNS from the coding sequence ATGCCTGCAAATTTGACTCCACAATACTACATAGCAGAGGAAGCCTATAAACGAGCTAATACACCCGAAGAAAAAATTATCGCTTTACAGGAAATGCTGGCAGTTATCCCTAAACACAAGGGGACAGATAAGTTACAAGGAGATATCAAAAAGAGGATTGCAAAACTTAAAAAGGAACAAGAAAAAGGCTCAGGTGGCAAAAAAGGTACAGAAGATCCTTTTACCATCGAAAGACAAGGAGCAGGGCAAGTTTTTGTAATAGGTTATCCTAACACAGGTAAGTCTGCCCTAGTTGCAGCGCTTACCAATGCCAAGACCAATGTACAAGAATATCCATTTGCCACACCTTTACCTGTCATTGGAATGATTCCCTTTGAGGATATACATATCCAGCTCATTGACACTCCCCCTGTTTTGGAAGAAGGCTTACCTGGTAATTTTGCTAATGCATTAAGACATGCTAATATAATTATTGCATTAGTTGACTTATCTTCTGGTGATTGTGTAGATCAAATTGAGGGTATTTTAGATCAGTTGAAAGGGAGAAACCTTCTTGCTGCAGATATCTCGAAAAAAGCCTTCACTATAGATGACCTTATAATATTAGGCACTAAAAGTGATTTACCTGGGGCCATTGAAAATTTAGAAATCCTAAATGAACTAGTACCTAACTGTCCTAACATTAGACCTATCTCTGTAAATACTGGTGAAGGTACAAAAGACCTCCCAAAAGAGTTATTCAATAGGCTCAATGTCATTAGAATTTATACTAAAGCACCTGGTAAAAAGCCACAATTTGAAAAACCTTATGTTTTACCTAAAGGTTCCACTGTTCTTGAGCTTGCAGAGAACATCCATAAAGATATAGCTCGTAATCTAAAGACAGCTAAGGTTTGGGGTTCTGCAAGATTTGATGGTCAAAGTGTTGAACATGATTTTATTTTAAGGGATAAAGACATTGTTGAGCTGAATAGTTAA
- a CDS encoding DUF441 domain-containing protein has product MNYVSEGFILLFAIMLLAIFAQNRSVVYAVLIVFILKILRLDRAVVFLEAHGLRWSIIFLTAAVLAPFASDTISIRELATQFKTPLGITAIIMGAFSTYLARQGVTLLDSTPDIVPAMVIGTIIGISFFRGIPVGPLVSSGILAVIFAVYNMFR; this is encoded by the coding sequence ATGAACTATGTCTCAGAGGGATTTATATTACTATTTGCGATAATGTTGCTTGCTATTTTTGCTCAAAACAGATCAGTTGTTTATGCCGTTTTGATTGTTTTTATTTTGAAAATACTAAGACTAGATAGGGCTGTAGTTTTTTTGGAAGCCCACGGTTTGAGATGGTCCATAATTTTCCTAACTGCTGCCGTGTTAGCTCCTTTTGCTTCGGATACAATTTCCATTAGGGAGCTGGCTACGCAGTTTAAGACCCCCCTTGGCATTACTGCCATAATTATGGGAGCTTTCTCAACATATTTGGCAAGACAAGGAGTAACTCTATTAGACAGCACTCCAGATATTGTACCTGCCATGGTTATTGGGACAATTATAGGTATATCCTTTTTCCGTGGTATACCAGTAGGTCCGTTAGTATCTAGTGGTATATTAGCAGTGATCTTTGCAGTTTATAATATGTTTAGATAA
- a CDS encoding M20 metallopeptidase family protein, with protein sequence MSFVEDIKGLEEEIIKWRRWFHQHPGVGFDVEETSNEIEKNLREIGYRDIKRYARTGVVAYLEKHKDFKTVAIRADIDALPILEENNVEYISKYPGKMHGCGHDAHAAMALGAAKYLYLNKEKLGVNVLFIFQPGEEGYGGAEAMLKEGLFEDYPYDYVFGCHIGLIFPELDGGQIGISYEPIMAATREFEVAIKGFGGHGAMPQNTVDPIVIAANIITSVQTIVSRNLAPTDTAIVTFGSIQGGTAHNIIPEQVNLAGTIRYLNEESGSKIETRFKEILEGVSKAYGGEFELVFKSGYPAVVNNGEMVNIVKEKLIHIFPEDDIIELKKPTMGGEDMSYFLERAPGCFFFLGGANEEKGITYPHHHPKFNIDEGILWKGTAAFCQLVLNINSI encoded by the coding sequence ATGAGTTTTGTTGAAGACATTAAAGGACTTGAAGAAGAGATTATTAAGTGGAGACGTTGGTTTCATCAGCACCCAGGTGTTGGTTTTGATGTTGAGGAAACCTCCAATGAAATAGAAAAAAATTTAAGAGAAATAGGTTACAGGGATATCAAAAGATATGCCCGAACAGGGGTGGTAGCTTACCTAGAAAAACACAAGGATTTCAAAACTGTTGCTATCCGAGCAGACATAGATGCACTTCCCATACTTGAAGAAAACAATGTGGAGTACATATCGAAATACCCAGGTAAAATGCATGGATGTGGACATGATGCCCATGCTGCCATGGCCTTAGGAGCAGCAAAGTATCTATACTTAAACAAGGAAAAACTTGGGGTTAATGTTTTGTTTATATTCCAGCCTGGCGAAGAAGGTTATGGTGGAGCAGAAGCAATGTTGAAAGAAGGTCTGTTTGAAGACTATCCTTATGATTATGTATTTGGGTGCCACATAGGACTGATTTTTCCAGAGCTTGACGGAGGTCAGATAGGAATTAGCTATGAGCCTATTATGGCCGCAACTAGAGAGTTTGAAGTTGCAATCAAAGGTTTTGGTGGACACGGAGCCATGCCTCAAAACACAGTTGATCCAATAGTCATAGCTGCCAATATAATAACATCTGTCCAAACTATCGTCAGCCGAAACTTGGCTCCTACAGATACTGCTATAGTTACATTTGGAAGTATTCAAGGGGGTACTGCCCATAACATAATTCCAGAACAAGTAAATTTAGCTGGAACCATAAGGTACTTAAATGAAGAAAGTGGTAGTAAAATAGAAACTCGTTTTAAGGAAATTTTGGAAGGAGTTTCCAAAGCATATGGTGGTGAATTTGAGCTTGTTTTCAAATCGGGCTATCCAGCAGTGGTTAACAATGGTGAAATGGTTAATATAGTTAAGGAAAAATTAATACATATTTTTCCTGAGGATGATATAATTGAACTTAAGAAACCTACAATGGGTGGCGAGGACATGTCCTATTTTCTAGAACGTGCTCCAGGATGCTTTTTCTTCTTAGGTGGGGCTAATGAAGAAAAAGGTATAACATATCCCCATCATCATCCAAAGTTCAATATAGATGAAGGAATACTATGGAAAGGAACAGCTGCTTTTTGTCAGCTTGTTTTAAATATAAATAGTATATAG
- a CDS encoding rubredoxin-like domain-containing protein — MWKCSVCNYVHNGEEAPHKCPKCGADQEKFNQLTGESLEKVEISRFSNSLLKELILQMEQLQELAEAGIEDDLDPGCVKLYKEALESAKFLKQTALAEIEIHVSRGKWG; from the coding sequence ATGTGGAAATGTTCAGTTTGTAACTACGTTCATAACGGTGAGGAAGCACCTCACAAATGTCCAAAATGTGGTGCAGATCAAGAGAAGTTTAATCAGTTAACAGGTGAAAGCTTAGAGAAGGTTGAAATTTCAAGATTTAGCAACAGCTTATTAAAAGAACTAATACTACAAATGGAGCAACTTCAAGAGCTTGCTGAAGCAGGTATCGAAGACGACCTAGACCCAGGCTGTGTCAAGCTATACAAGGAAGCTTTAGAGTCTGCTAAATTCCTAAAACAAACAGCATTAGCTGAAATCGAAATACATGTTAGCAGAGGTAAGTGGGGCTAA
- the rbr gene encoding rubrerythrin, with translation MSLKGSKTEKNLWEAFSGESQARNKYTFWAQVAKKEGYEQISGLFTETADNERAHAKQIFKYLGGLTTTADHLKAAAEGENYEWTEMYAEFEKTARSEGFHEIADFFREVAEVEEDHEKRYLNLLKRVEEGTVFVREEKIQWKCRNCGYVHEGTTPPDLCPACFHSKSYYEELCENY, from the coding sequence ATGAGTTTAAAAGGTTCAAAAACCGAAAAAAATCTTTGGGAAGCTTTTTCAGGGGAGTCGCAAGCAAGGAATAAATACACTTTTTGGGCACAAGTTGCTAAAAAAGAGGGTTACGAGCAAATTTCCGGTTTGTTTACAGAAACCGCTGATAATGAAAGAGCACATGCTAAGCAAATATTTAAATACTTAGGTGGTTTAACTACGACTGCAGATCATTTAAAAGCAGCTGCTGAAGGTGAGAATTATGAGTGGACTGAAATGTACGCTGAATTCGAGAAAACTGCTAGGTCAGAAGGATTCCATGAAATAGCTGATTTCTTTAGGGAAGTAGCTGAAGTAGAAGAAGACCATGAAAAAAGATACTTAAATCTTCTTAAGAGAGTAGAAGAAGGTACTGTTTTTGTTAGGGAAGAAAAAATCCAGTGGAAATGTAGAAACTGTGGATATGTTCACGAGGGAACTACCCCTCCAGACCTTTGTCCAGCTTGCTTCCATAGCAAATCCTATTACGAAGAGCTTTGTGAAAACTACTAA
- the yedF gene encoding sulfurtransferase-like selenium metabolism protein YedF produces MKTIDNSNLACPQPVINTKKAIEQGLPVISIVDNEIAKENVLKLCNKMGVEAKVDIKSSKFEIFISGVRGIVDHKVSDLEGVYLITSKVMGKGDDKLGEALMKAFIYTLSQREQAPRKIMLLNSGVFLAAENSQVISQLEEMKGKGTDITSCGTCLDFYQLEDKLAVGSVTNMYDIVENLATEKVITI; encoded by the coding sequence ATGAAAACCATAGATAACTCGAATCTAGCGTGCCCCCAACCTGTTATAAATACAAAAAAGGCCATAGAGCAAGGCTTGCCAGTTATATCCATAGTAGATAACGAAATAGCAAAGGAAAATGTACTAAAACTTTGCAATAAAATGGGTGTAGAAGCAAAAGTTGACATAAAAAGCAGCAAGTTTGAAATATTTATCTCTGGGGTAAGAGGGATAGTAGACCATAAGGTCAGTGATTTAGAAGGTGTCTACTTAATAACTTCCAAAGTTATGGGTAAAGGTGATGACAAGCTTGGGGAAGCTTTAATGAAAGCATTTATATATACACTATCCCAAAGGGAACAAGCACCAAGGAAAATAATGCTATTAAACTCAGGGGTTTTTCTAGCAGCTGAAAATTCCCAAGTAATTTCCCAATTGGAGGAAATGAAGGGAAAGGGAACTGATATTACTTCATGTGGTACATGCTTAGATTTCTATCAGTTAGAAGACAAGCTAGCAGTGGGCTCAGTAACCAACATGTATGATATAGTTGAAAACCTCGCCACGGAAAAAGTAATAACTATATAA
- a CDS encoding putative DNA modification/repair radical SAM protein: MNSYDKLMILGEAAKYDVCASTSTPVTKKFSSGSFGIGTTTPCGVCHSFTPDGRCISLLKVLLTNVCQKDCSYCPNRSARDIERTSFTPDELAKVFMDFYVRNYVEGLFLSSGVQCSSDSTMDDLIKTIEILRFKYKFNGYIHLKILPGVKEHLIEEACKLANRVSINCETPNDKYMKNISKTKDFERDILTPISTIKKYSHKYNVSQSTQFIVGAAGESDFDILNRVTGLYGNLGVKRAYFSAFSPVKDTPLEHIPQTPLRRENRLYQSDFLLRFYGFSIDSLPFENGLLPNHIDPKLAFALKNLQLFPMDINKAPMSELLKVPGIGPVSAKRIIKLRKEFWISGPDMLKNLGVVLKRSIPFLSFNGKVFGNIDSLAKPKPEIQQLSWDFMEGDRE, from the coding sequence ATGAATAGCTATGATAAGTTGATGATACTTGGGGAAGCTGCTAAATATGATGTTTGTGCTTCTACTTCAACCCCTGTCACTAAAAAATTTAGTAGTGGTAGTTTTGGTATTGGCACTACTACTCCATGTGGTGTATGTCACTCATTTACACCAGACGGTCGTTGCATATCTCTCCTTAAGGTGTTGCTTACAAACGTATGTCAAAAGGATTGTAGCTACTGCCCAAACCGTAGTGCCAGGGACATAGAAAGAACAAGCTTTACCCCTGATGAGCTAGCTAAGGTTTTTATGGACTTTTATGTTAGAAATTATGTTGAAGGACTTTTTCTAAGTTCTGGAGTTCAGTGTAGCTCAGACAGTACCATGGACGATCTTATTAAAACAATAGAAATACTGAGATTCAAATATAAATTCAATGGATATATACATCTTAAGATTCTTCCTGGTGTTAAAGAACATTTGATAGAAGAGGCATGTAAATTAGCAAATAGGGTTTCTATAAACTGCGAGACTCCAAATGATAAATATATGAAGAACATAAGTAAGACTAAAGACTTTGAGAGGGACATCCTCACCCCTATTTCCACAATCAAAAAATACTCACACAAATATAATGTATCCCAATCCACACAATTTATTGTAGGTGCAGCTGGTGAGAGTGATTTTGATATACTAAATAGGGTAACAGGTTTGTATGGTAACTTAGGTGTCAAAAGAGCGTATTTCTCAGCTTTTTCCCCAGTAAAGGACACACCCCTTGAGCATATACCTCAAACACCCCTCCGGCGGGAGAATCGCCTTTATCAAAGTGACTTTCTGTTGAGGTTTTATGGTTTTAGTATAGATAGCTTACCCTTTGAAAATGGTCTTTTACCAAACCATATAGATCCAAAACTTGCCTTTGCCCTTAAGAATCTACAACTTTTCCCCATGGATATAAATAAAGCTCCCATGTCAGAACTACTTAAAGTGCCCGGCATTGGTCCAGTAAGTGCCAAAAGAATAATAAAACTTCGAAAGGAGTTTTGGATTTCAGGTCCTGATATGTTGAAAAATCTTGGAGTTGTTCTTAAGCGAAGTATTCCCTTTCTATCTTTCAACGGCAAAGTATTTGGCAACATAGATAGTCTAGCCAAGCCTAAACCTGAAATCCAGCAGCTTAGCTGGGACTTTATGGAAGGTGATAGGGAATGA
- a CDS encoding DUF4130 domain-containing protein, producing MIYCYDERVNSLLKAGFLYAHTGQFPIYEGEANTSLFSTGMTHVRDVPWEDIYRLDNSYKHKKEDITKGQILHIIFYNLRHKNLNKHQIIVAAIKELTEIKPYTWLTGTTDIGLKMLRNKSDVGREIHKMVGYIRFVPSGDNFLVGTAPLEHQTADLILIRFRKRYPTYKLGLIVSDQACILNPDDTFTIEDGQKYIKLIGDDSFKDIWKQYYSSQYIKERKNIKYVQSSIPKKYWGWLDEGSIIAKEENNN from the coding sequence ATGATCTATTGCTATGATGAAAGGGTAAATAGCTTGTTAAAGGCAGGTTTTTTATATGCACATACTGGACAGTTTCCAATTTATGAAGGGGAAGCTAATACCTCGTTATTTTCCACTGGTATGACCCATGTCCGCGATGTGCCTTGGGAGGATATTTATAGGCTGGATAATAGCTATAAACATAAGAAAGAGGATATTACCAAAGGTCAGATACTCCATATTATTTTCTATAACTTAAGGCACAAAAATCTTAACAAACATCAAATTATTGTGGCAGCTATTAAAGAACTCACAGAGATTAAACCATATACTTGGTTAACAGGTACAACTGATATTGGATTAAAGATGTTGAGAAACAAAAGTGATGTAGGTCGGGAGATTCACAAAATGGTTGGATATATACGTTTCGTCCCTTCAGGAGATAATTTTCTTGTTGGCACAGCACCCCTGGAACATCAGACAGCTGATTTGATACTTATCCGCTTTAGGAAACGCTATCCTACATATAAATTGGGCTTAATAGTTTCAGACCAGGCTTGTATCCTAAACCCTGATGACACTTTTACAATAGAAGATGGACAGAAATATATAAAGCTTATAGGTGATGACAGCTTTAAGGATATATGGAAACAGTATTATAGCTCTCAGTACATTAAAGAAAGAAAAAATATAAAATATGTACAAAGCTCCATCCCTAAGAAATATTGGGGTTGGTTGGATGAGGGGAGTATAATTGCCAAAGAAGAAAATAATAATTAA
- a CDS encoding Ger(x)C family spore germination protein: MLSQKSKIFIVIILLCLMVSGCAVQHQRIIDQLSVILGIGIDIDENNPDIYILTTTNPTFSDEAEVPVFETTTKGYGFEGALRNWEYQRQNRYALGKVSTVIFGEELLKNGIDDVVLELRQFADMNVLARPVYFPGKPQDAWAITPPEEARRAVFLMNMLERIYEEGLIPRVSLCNLNTIILDKDIDGIMPQIELTKDKNRFHITGLALLDEKARLATVLNESDMLLYLILNNDAIGAFTTTQVTIQGKRGYISFLIKSHDKTDVKVNMKNGKPEIILTAGIEIEIRSIRVRGIDGLTNEFFDEIEREISKDLTVNTQKIIDEMQRVKSDPLGLGQWVRIQQTGYYNKGTWREDYPNADIKCKIDVEVSRVNVIKEKPE, from the coding sequence ATGCTAAGTCAAAAAAGTAAAATATTTATAGTCATTATCTTACTTTGCCTTATGGTGTCTGGATGTGCCGTGCAGCATCAACGGATAATTGATCAATTATCCGTCATACTAGGTATTGGCATCGACATAGATGAAAATAATCCTGACATATACATACTTACAACAACAAATCCCACATTTTCCGACGAGGCTGAAGTACCTGTTTTTGAGACTACTACTAAGGGTTACGGCTTTGAAGGAGCCCTTAGAAATTGGGAATATCAAAGGCAAAACAGATACGCACTTGGTAAGGTTTCAACAGTAATATTTGGTGAAGAGTTGCTGAAAAATGGAATAGACGACGTGGTCTTAGAACTAAGACAATTTGCGGATATGAATGTACTGGCAAGGCCTGTGTATTTTCCTGGCAAACCACAGGATGCTTGGGCAATCACTCCTCCAGAAGAAGCAAGAAGGGCAGTTTTTTTGATGAATATGTTAGAAAGAATCTATGAAGAGGGGCTAATTCCCAGAGTAAGTCTGTGCAATTTAAACACAATAATTCTTGACAAAGACATAGACGGGATTATGCCACAAATTGAGCTTACAAAGGATAAAAATCGGTTTCATATTACAGGATTAGCTTTGTTAGATGAAAAGGCAAGGCTTGCTACAGTACTAAATGAGTCAGATATGCTGTTATATTTAATCCTTAATAATGATGCCATTGGTGCATTTACAACAACCCAAGTGACTATCCAAGGTAAAAGAGGGTATATAAGTTTTTTGATAAAATCCCATGACAAAACTGATGTAAAGGTGAATATGAAAAATGGAAAACCAGAAATAATTCTCACAGCTGGGATTGAAATCGAAATCAGGTCAATTAGAGTAAGGGGGATAGATGGCCTAACTAACGAGTTTTTTGATGAAATTGAAAGGGAAATTTCCAAGGACCTTACTGTCAATACCCAAAAGATCATTGATGAGATGCAAAGGGTGAAATCAGACCCCTTAGGTCTAGGACAGTGGGTAAGGATACAACAGACTGGCTATTATAACAAAGGGACTTGGAGAGAAGATTATCCAAATGCAGATATAAAATGTAAAATAGATGTGGAAGTATCGAGAGTTAATGTTATAAAAGAAAAGCCAGAATAG